The Geobacillus genomosp. 3 genome segment TTCGTTCTTCTTGTCTGAATGATTCCCGACGAAAATCATGACCGCCATAGCGCATGCATACATAAGGCCTAGCAGCCATCCGATTCCTTGCGTACTCAGCGAGGTCGCCTCTGACAACCCTTTCGAAATGGTCGGCAAAAACATATTAATGCCATAATACCCTGTCATCCAGCAAAAATAGGCAGCAGATAAAATTAACACATCACGGTCTTTTAACGCCTGCGCGAACGTGTAGTGCTTGACTTTTTGTTTTTCGCGATTCTCTTTAGCGATCACATCAAGGAGCCATTGTTTCTCATCCTGGTTTAACCATTTGACATCTTCAATCTTGTCATCAAGGTAGAAATAAGCGATAATACCTAAAATGATAGCCGGGATCGCTTCCAAAATAAACAGCCATTGCCATCCAGCCAGATCGAACCATTCAATCCCTAATAAAAACGTCCCAATCGGAGCCCCTAACGCATTGGCACCTGGGATTGCCAACATAAATGCCGCAATGGCTTTGGCATGGTGCTTCGTTTGGTAAAAGCCGCTCAGGTAATGCACCATACATGGATAAAAACTCGCTTCCGCAACTCCTAATAGAAAACGGGCAATATAAAATTGCGTAGGAGTGTGCACAAAAGCCATTAACACCGAAACTAATCCCCACGTCACCATAATCCTGCTGATCCATTTCCGCGCGCCCACTTTTGACATGATCGCGCTTCCCGGCACTTCTAACAGGAAATAACCGAGGAAGAAAATCCCTGCCCCCAATCCAAACACGGCATCAGAAAAACCTAAGTCTTCGTTCATTTGCAGCGCAGCAAGCCCGATATTGACTCGATCCAGGATCGCAATGACAAAACATATGAATAAAAACGGAATTAATCGCAACGTCACTTTTTTCGTTGTCGAACGTTCTAACGCTAGATAGTCCACAGTCGTTCCTCCTCCGGTTTTTTGACATACCCTACAGTTGAATAAATCTCCTAAGGAAGGACAAAGAATAATGGATGATGAAACCATTCCAAGACGGCAACAGTTGCCTATGCACACTTTGCACTCTTTTAACAGCGCGCTGCATGCGATTGGATCAAGGACGTTCGGTTTGTATAAAATAAGCCATCGAAACCCTTTACATCAAACGCTTTCAAAAAACTCGATTGATTGGGCTAGCGAAAATAAGAAGGATACTCGCTTCTAGCTTTTGGGCGGCCAGCCGGGCGCCAACCCGGCCAGCGATCATTAATCCATATGCGAACCGCCGTTAATGTCAATTTCTTCGCCTGTAATATAGGATGCTTCTTCCGATGCTAAAAATGCAATGGCTGCGGCGATCTCTTCGGTTTGCCCTGGTCTTCCCATCGGGATTCCGGCAATGACTTCTTTAGCCTGTTCTTCAGGAAGCGATTTCCAAATGTCCGTATCAATCAATCCGGGTGCCACACAATTCACCGTAATCCCATCAAGAGCGACTTCACGGGCAAGGTTTTTCGAGAATCCGAGTACGGCCGCCTTGGAAGCGGAATAATGAGCCCCTCCAAATATGCCTCCTCCCCGTTTGGCGGAAACAGAGGACACATTAATGATTCGGCCATACTTTTGTTTTTTCATCTGCCCCAGCACGGCTTGGGTGCATAAAAACAACCCGAACATATTGACATTGAAGATTCTCACCATATCTTCCAGCTGCATGTCTTCCACCGTGACTTTTTGTGAAATTCCCGCATTGTTAACAAGAATATCAATCCGTCCGTATGTCTCCAACACTTTCTCGACCATCGCCTCATTCGACTGCTTGCTGGTGACATCAAGTTCGACTCCCAAGGCTTTCCCCCCTGCCTCGGTAATCGCATTCACTGTCTCTTGAACCCCGTCCCAGTTCAGGTCAGCCACCACTACGATAGCCCCTTGTTTCGCCAATGTCAACGCAATCGTACGCCCAATCCCTCTTTTCGAGCCGCTGCCAGTGACAATCGCTACTCGGTCATCTAATCGAAACATATGATCGTCTCCTCTTTGTTGGTTTTTTATTTTTGAAGCAATTCCGTTGCTTTGGCAACAATGTTCTCCACTGTAATGCCATTGAGTTCTAACAGTTTTTGATACGGCGCCGACTGACCGAATTGGTCTTGCACACCGATTCTTCGGACAATCCCTTTCCCTTCTTCGGCAACCACTTCGCACACCGCACTGCCAAGGCCGTTTAAAATGTTATGGTCTTCCACCGTAATGATGTTGCCGATGTCGATGCATTCCAAGACGGCCTCGCGATCGAGCGGTTTAATCGTATGCATATCGAATAGCTTCACAGAAATGCCTTTTGCCTCTAATTGTTTCGTTGCTTCAATGGCAAGCCAAACGGTGTCGCCGTTAGCGATGATCGCAATGTCTTCGCCATCTTTGATTTTCTTCGCTTTACCAATCGTGAACTCTTCATGTTCATCATAAATCACAGGAACCGCATCCCGGGTGAAGCGAAGATAGACTGGCCCATACATGTGCGCTGCCTGTTCGACTAACTTTCGAGTAGAATAATAGTCGGCGCCCATGATGACTGTCATATTCGGAAATGTCCGCAATACCCCCATATCTTCAATCGCCTGGTGGCTTCCGCCATCATTCGCCGGCGTGAGCCCCCCGTGAGAGCAGGCGATTTTCACATTGAGATTCGGGTAACAAATTTCCTGCCGGATTTGCTCCGCCATTCGCAAAGAGCCAAACACCGCGTAAGTGCTCACAAAAGGAATTTTGCCCGTCGTCGCCAAACCCGCTGCAAGGCCAGCTGCGTTTTGTTCGGCAATGCCGACATTAATATGTTGATCAGGCAACTCCTTTATGAATTTCGTCGTTTTGCAAGACTTGGCAATATCGACATCGATGACATAAATATTTTTATTTTCTTTTCCCAGCTTCACAATCTCATCGCCAAACGCTTCCCTTGTCGCCTTTTTGATGACGATGTCTTTTTCCAGTATGCTCATCATTGCAACCCCCTTGCAATCTCTTCCATAGCCCGTTCATACTCTTCATCATTCGGGGCAATCCCATGCCATTCAGCGACGTTTTCCATATACGAAACGCCTTTTCCTTTGACCGTTTCGAGGATCACGCATTTTGGCTTTCCGTTTTTGTTCAACGTGATTTCATCTAACGTTTCCACGATTTGTTCCATCGAATGTCCGTTAATGTATCTCGTTTCACAGCCAAACGCTTCGAATTTCTTTTCCAAATCCAATAACGGCATGACTTCATGGCAAAAACCATCAATTTGCAAGTTGTTGTAGTCCACAAAGATAAATAAGTTATCTAATTGGTACTTAACGGCCGTTTGAACCGCTTCCCAAATTTGGCCTTCTTGGCATTCGCCATCCCCTAATAAACAGAACACACGGTACTCTTTTCGATCCCGCTTCCCCGCGAGCGCCATTCCGACCGCGCAGGACAGCCCTTGCCCTAACGATCCTGTGGAAATGTCGATCCCTGGGCATTTTTTCATGTCGGGATGCCCTTGGAAAGGCGATCCATACTGCCGAAGCGTGTAAATCGCCTCATAAGGAACAAATCCCCGCAACGCCAAAGCAGCATACTGGATCGGGCATGCGTGCCCTTTTGACAGGACAAAACGGTCACGGTCCTCCCATGTCGGATTGTTTGGATCAACATTCATTTCCCGAAAGTATAGCGCTGTCATTAAATCCGCAGCAGAAAGCGATCCTCCCGGATGACCAGATTGCGCCTTATAAATCATTGTGAGCGCCGTCTGTCTCATTTTAATTGCCAATTGTTTTAATTCTTCCACACTTGTCTTTCTCATTTCCGTCACCTCATTAAAAAGTGATCACATGTGCATATCAAAGGGCTTACAACATTTTTTACTTGTCTACTTGTATACTAAGTATCTTATAATTTAAGTATACACGCATTTTTTGGATTGTCAATGGTATTTTGCCGCACATCTCCGTCTCCACATTGACCGCCTTCAGGCGAACAGTGGAGTGAAAAAAGTCATTGCTTTACCGAGAGGGGCGGTGAGGGCGCGTCTCAAAAATATGCCGCCAGCTGCCTTTGCGGCATTGAGAGGGGGGTACCGCGAAATAACAAAGGGGGCAATCCATCATCACAATACCTTGCTTTCGTTTCGGTATCGGCACACAGGAGGGGGGAATTTCTGGTGGCTTGGAGCAAGATTGCGACAACCGTATCTATTGCCCTAATTAAAAGAAGCGGATATAATAATGACGTTTACAATGTAAGCCTTCCCCAAACGATATGCTTAGGTGGCATCTTCATATTCGCATAAATCTTACCCGCTTCGGTTATACTTTCTGTGAAAATGTGTACGTCCTATGGCATCTTCTCATGCCTAGTTGAAGCGCCAAAAACGGCTCATACAGTTTTTTTCATGAACATGCACCCGTCTTGCGTAGCCATTTTCACATATCGGATGGAGCGCGGAATGCGCTCAACACATGGACGTTTTCTGTGAAAATGCGCACACGTTGGACTGCCATTTTCGTGCTTAGGCGAAAGAAAAAAATGATTTCGAAGATGATGGACAGATGGATTGCGACTGTTATGAGCCATCATGCAAATAATCTTGATATCTTCCCATTCTATTAAACAACTTTGATATGAAAGAAGTGATTTATATGAAATTCAATCCCGTCTCTAGCAGCAAACTATATATCCAAATTTACAAGCAAATTCTTTCACAAATCCAATCCGGTTCGCTCAAAATCGGTGACAAACTTCCATCGGAAAGAGAGCTGTGCGAACAGTTCGGCGTCAGCCGCGCCCCTGTCCGACAAGCGCTGAGCGCCTTGGAGTTAAACGGCTATATTTACTCCCGCCAAGGGGAAGGAGTGTACGTCAAAAGCAACCACCCCGCTGATGAAGCACAAAATGCAGCGCTGATCCTTGAAGCCGTTTCACCGGAAGACATTGTAGAAGCGAGAATGCATATCGAACCGATTATCGCCAAATTTGCTGCGCAAAGGGCGACAGAGGAAGAAATAGAGGAACTCCAGTCGATCATCAAAAAGATGGAAGAGGAAACAAGAGAAGGCTTCTATGTCCCAGAAACCGATGAGCAATTGCACAGTACGATCGCCAAAGCTTCCCACAATGAATTATTTATCACGTTTATGTCCGCTATTATCAACGCCATGAAACAACAAAAGATGTGGGAATTTATCCGCGACCGTACAGTGACACGGCCCGATTACCGGGAAGTGAACTTTAGCGAGCATAAAGCGCTCATTGAAGCAATCGAAAAGCATGATGAACAACAAGCCGTCAAACTAATGACTGACCATATGCAAAATTTATACGACCGGTATTGGAAGGAATGAATCCGAAAAGGCTCGGCAAGAGGCGACGCACAGATTAGGGAGCGTTGCACCAAACAGCCGTAAAAAAAACGGCGGGCGATGGCAAAAAGGATGGCCATCGCCCGTTTTTTTGTTCAAAAGGCGAATAACAGAAGAAGGGGAGCCCAAGTTCGGTGGTTGGAAGGCCGTTTTTCACTAATGACAACTCCAAAATGCAGTTAGTTGTATCAAACCTCTTTGTTCCTGTCACACCGGAACGTTGTAAAGCATCACATCAAGGAATTCAGTGATTGAACAGAGTTGCCACGGGCTATTTATGTCATAAAACGTAGCACAAATTTTGTTCCCATCCCTCCTTATATCCATCCGTAAGGTGATTTATGGTATAAACTAATGAATTATTTCACCTGTATTTTACTTTTAAACAAATAAAAGGGAATTTATATCTAAAAATATTACTTCCCGTGTTATGTTTAATAACAAAACAATTAACAAAGACATAAGTGCTGCTGTATTATCTCACTAGTGATGAAATTGTCTCCCGAACGATCACATCTCCATCTACCACGACCATCATCCCCGTAAAGAAGCCTGTTCCTGGAAATTTCTCCTTCGGAGCGGGCTTGTATATAAACCCATGCGATAAGGAGGGATTGGCTTCAAATCAGTTGTTGTTTCTCACCAAGTTTGCTCACAAAAAAGTTCCATGGGCAACGTTTTGCCCTCCACCCGGGCATGAAAATGACTCATCGAGACGCATGCATTTTCACGAAAAAACCAAAGTAAAGGAGAATGGGCATGGATCACAAAGGTTTTTTGAAAAGCGGTCATCCCCCGACGTTGCTGAGCTCATTTTTGTATTTTGATGTCAACTTTATGATCTGGGTGCTGCTCGGTCCACTTTCTGTTGTGATCATGAATGACATCGGAATGAACACAGCACAAAAGGCCAATCTCGTGGCGCTGCCTACGTTAGGCGGCTCGATCCTCAGGATCGTTCTCGGTTTGCTGACGGATCGCATCGGCCCGAAAAAAACCGGCCAAATCGGCATGATCATTACGATTATCCCGCTCATTTTAGGATGGCAGTTTGCTGACAGCTTATCCGAACTTCAAATCGTCGCCTTGCTGTTAGGTGTCGCCGGAGCGAGTTTTGCCGCGGCACTTCCACTTGCCAGCCGCTGGTATCCGCCACAATACCAAGTGCTTGCCTTAGGCATCGCCGGAGCGGGAAACAGCGGAACGATCATTACAACTTTATTTGCCAACCGCATCGCCCAACATTACGGCGACTGGCATATCGTCTTTGCATTCGCTCTTATTCCTCTTGTCATTACGTTTATTATTTTCACGCTTTTGGCGAAAGACAGCCCGAGTCAGCCCGAACCCAAAAAACTAGTAGATTATGCGACTGTGTTGAAGCAAAAAGATGCGTGGCTGTTTTGCATCTTTTACAGCGTTACATTTGGCGGCTTTGTCGGCATGGCGAGCTACTTGACGATTTTCTTTAATACACAATATGGCTTAGACCCTGTCAAAGCGGCCGATTTCACGACGATCTGTGTCATTGCCGGGAGCTTTTTCCGCCCGGTCGGCGGTTGGCTCGCTGACAAATTCGGCGGCATTCGCATGTTGATGATCTTGTATAGCGTCGTTGGCATTATGATAGCGTCCCTTTCCTCTCTCCCAGCGTTAACGACTGCAACGGTCCTGCTGTTTATCACGATGATGGGGCTAGGCATGGGCAACGGCGCTGTGTTCCAATTAGTGCCACAACGGTTTACAGAGGAAATTGGAGTGATTACTGGCATCGTCGGTGCGGCTGGTGGGCTTGGCGGCTACTTCCTGCCGAAAATTTTAGGCAACTTAAAACTCGCCACCGGCTCGTTCACACCCGGGTTTCTCGTCCTAAGCGGCATTGCCATTTCCTGCATGATCCTCATTGCCGTTGTCCAAAAACAATGGAAAAAATCATGGCTCGGCGAGGGGGGCAAAGCGAGAATCGAAAACGCCAGCTAAAAACGGTGGAGGATTGGTGAATGCGATATACAGCATTCGCCAATCCTTTAATGTACAAATCTATCTTGTGCCCGCTTATTGCATACAGGACAAAAGACATCCCATTCGTCTGTTGTTTCCTTGTGATAATTCATCCCTGAATGCTTTGTATACTTGAGTAACGTTGCGGTTGCTGCGGTATGGGCATCGTTTTGCGCCCATCCCCCCCCTTTTCTATTAAAACAGACGGTTTGTACCCAAAACGCCTCGCAATGATCATTACTACAGGTAAAATATTTTTGTCCTATTTCTCCTATCTCCAACCGAGCAGGTTGATGTATGCCACAATGCATACATGTCGCGTTATATCCCAAATGATAGTGCACTAACATGTTCATCCACTTAATAAACCCTTTTTTATCACTTGGCTTATAACTAAAGCTGCCTAGTTTATGCCTAAGTTCTTCTTTCATCGCTGCATTCCACGTATGGACAGAAACATCGTTTAATGTGTTTGGGTGCATCAAAAAAGAAGCAACAGGCTTCTTTACCAAAGGTTCGTAGTATTTTCGAAACGATGTATCACGAATAAGTTCAATCCAACTTTTACGATTGAATAGCGGCTGATACTTTGCGTCTAAAAAAGCTGTCTTTGTTTCGGGTGTTTCATCATGGAAAATGAGAGTAAAATCAGGCCGATAAGACTTTTCCCCATGTGAGAATGGACGCTCATAATGAACTTCAAGCACTAAATTCGTTTTTCTTGGATTGTAGCGGTCGGTATAACGGTAAACAGGGCGCTCAAAAGTAAAAGATATTCCTTCTAATCCCCCTTTTTCTTTCACGTATTGCCTAATTCGAGCATATAGCTTTTGTTTTGTTATAAAACCGCAGTCATAAATTAATGAATGAATAATCGAAATAAAGCACCATACTTCGTATAATTTGGGCGATTTTTGCAAAGGAACAGCTATATTGGCCAATTGCTTTGTCGGACTTGCCTGCAATAAATTGTCTAGATATTGATATACCTCACTATACAGAGGGGAAAACGTAAACAAATGCGTTTCCCCCAGCTGTTCCTCCCCCACTTGCAAGAAATGGAACTCTAAACACTTCTCAGCCAACTCTATAACCTGTTTCCAGAAAACCTCGCTTTGTTTAGTTATCTGAAGGATTTCATAAGCATATTGCAAGTCTTTGTTTAAGGAGTTTTCTATCTTTTCTTTCTCTATGTTGTTACTGCCATAAAGGTTTTTCAGCGAATATTCCAAGAAATCGATCCTTTTGCTTAATTCTACCTGTCTATTTTGCGCTTGCGCCGCATAACGATGAGCATAATCCAGTACCCTCTCTATGCTCCAACGCATCATTCTATGTTCTGAAATATCTATGGAACGTATGTTGACGGGAGCCAAAAATTTGTCTTTAAACGGAAACATTTTCCGCTCAATCAATACTTTCGAATCCAGTTGTTTTATTTGATTCAACGGAACTACCCGGTACTCACGAATAAGCTGTTCATGTGGCATTCTGTCCAGTTCCAACAACACTTCATAAAGTTTTTGGAGTTTCCCGAGTATATGTTCAGCCATACTGCCGTTCTTTGCCCATAACTCCACCGTCGTTGCAGGTCCATGATCTGCCGTAAATAGATCTTCAAGCATCATGGCAATATCGTCTTTCATCTGTTCAAATTCTGGTTTTGTTAATAAGCTACTTGTAATATAAACATCGCTAGACCTGTCAATGATAAATCCATGCTTATCTTCTGCCTCAAAGAAAAAAGTTCCACATTGATTAATACCAATAGGACTTCTTTCTTCTACTTCATTCCCTCTATCATACCAAACATCGTTCTGCGCATCGTAAATTAAAGGGATTCGCTTTTCATTCGATACTATCCCATAATGAGACAAGAATACTTGTCGGACTTTATCATTTGACACCTTTACAACAATTGTCCCTTCATATTCAGAGGCGATATAACAATTATTTTCTCTACTAAATTCCAACGGTTTAACTAATTCCTGTATAGGATGCTCTCTCGCGGATTGAATCTTAGCGATCCACAATTCCATTCCATATCATCTCCAATATGTAATTGTGCGCCCTTGGTCCAACATTTCCTTCACTTTTATTTTTGTCATATTTGATGGATTTTTCATTCCTTGTAGTAACCGTTCTATAACCCTCGCATTTTCATCGCTGCGCACAACCTGTATTCTCGGCAATATTTTTCCGCGAACAATTTGGTCAAATTTCCAAGGAGAGTTCACTGCATGTCCGTAATAACCAATTTGATCTAAAGCCCTTCGATTCAATCTCGCTCCTAGCTGGCCTAACATCGGGTTAAGTTCTTTAGCTAGCTTCCTGCATTCTTCGTCCATTGCAGTTACCTTTAGGTCGTTCTCTACATCAACCACAATCTGCTCAAGCACTTTTATTTTTTTTAACTCTTCTATTAAACTTTCTTCATTCTCAGAATAACGCAATTCAATGACAAAACTTCGATCAATAATCTTTGGACTCAATCCTTTCACAGTATGATCCATATTCATCGTGCCAATAAACCTAACATTACTCGGGATTTCAAATTCTGCCGGATACCGGTAGCATAAATCAAAACAATTTTGCACTTTCCTTCTCTCGGAATCGTCTTTTATTTGTGATAACTTTTCCTCGTTAAGAAGTGGGTATCCGCGTTCGTCCACAATGATGTAAGGTTTAACCATTGTATAGGCTAGTTCTTGGAAATGTTTAGCATATAGGGTGATCTTAGGTGTTTCCTCTTCTCTCGCACTCAAAAATTCCGCAAAATAGTACTCTACATGAGACAAGTTCATCTCGTCTAAGCAAACTAAATATAAAGACTGCAGATTTTCCCTTGCTTCTACTAACACGTCTAAAAACTCAGTAGACACGTATTGGTAGTCAATCGGATTAAAAAATCCAAGTATATCTTGCTTATCTGTCCAGCTTGACTGAACTCTAATCGTGCATGTCTTTGCTCCTTTAATAATTTTAGAAAAGCCCCTTGTTAAGCTGGACTTCCCCGTTCCGCTCGGGCCATGCAAAATGATAAGCTGATTTGTCTTCAATGCACCTACAAAACATTCAATCACATCACGCTCGTACTGAAGATTACATTGTGCATGCAAAGCGCCGCGGATTGTGTCGATAATATCTGTTTGATTGCTCCATTGAATAGTTTTCGAATTGCTTCCATCTATATCGTTCTTTTCCTTAATTAACGATGGAGGCGGCAAAAGACGAAAACGCTCAAACTGCGCCAGCAAATACTTTTCATGTTCTTTTAGTTGTTGCTCCATATCGTTTAGCTCTTGCTTTTTCTTTTTGTTCGCTTCTTCCCGATTTTTTATTTCTTCTTCCCGTTTCTCAAGGTCTTCCAACCGTTGCTCGATCTCACGTCTTTTCTCATCATATGCCATTTCAAACTCGTGTAATATAAGATGGGATAGCTTTCCTAAAGAACCCATTTGTTCTGATAATTTTTTTACAACCACCTCTCCAAGACACTCCATTAACCTTGTTTCAAAAGGGACTCCTTTGATAGAATTCGTCTTTATGGAAACCATTTCTTTCATCCGTCTCGCTTGGTTTCTTTCTTGTTGTATCCTCTCAACTTTTAACACTTCAGGGACAACAACGATAACATCCCCTTCATTAAGCCGTTTTTTTTCATTCTTTAATAGAAACGATACATTCCATTCTTTATCCTCAAAAGGCAAAATAAAAGAGGAGAGCGTATCTGGATCTAATACTTCCCCGAAGCACAGATTTTTTCCACCTAAAATGTTTCTAATACTTGTTATTTTTAAAATAAGCCGATTAGCCAACCCTTTTTGGGATTTACAAAATCTCTTATAAAACTGATCGGCTTCTTCTTGAGTCCAGTTAATCGGCATTCCTAATTCATCTAAAATAGCATCTAACTGTTGCTGTAGTTGTTTTGTTTGTGTCTCTGTCAAAGTCGCTCTCTCCCTCTAGAAATGTTGATGTATCAAGGCTTTTCTTCCTCCCAGGGGTATCAAAAAATACTTTTCGACAAAATCATTTACGTCCTTCTTCAGTTTTGTGGATATCTTACAGACCTAGGGTGCGCTTCACAGTCACGACTGAGTACATTTTCCTGTTACGGAGGAAACGTATTCGATGCATCCTTGGATCTCTGCATCGCTGATGAGGAAAAACCCCCCATGTCTCCCGTCATCTTCACACCAATATTCCCCCGTTCGGTCTCGTCATCAGGCAAAGACCGGCTCAGTTCGGGTCTTAACTCACATTTCGCACCCTAGCAGGGTAGAAAGAAAGGATTTTTTATTTCGTTTTTCAGAATAACGTTTCGACCAACACGACTAGCGATGGCAATCCTTTTTTTACCATCGCTAGTCGTTCCATATGACGTTACACGTAAATGCTCTCATCCATGCCCAATCCCTGCAGAATCCTTCGCTGATCAGGGGTGAGCGGTTTCCCTAGCCTGCGTTGGATTTGCCCATCCGGCAACTCCAACAGGACGACTCTGACATACCAAAACAATTGAAAAATTGCTTGTCCGGTCGGACGGGTCAGCTTGCGGCCTCCGGCGCCCTTTAATGGGCGTTCGGGTGTGATGAACTGACGCACCCGGCGCTGGAAGACGCGGTAAATGGCCAAGGCCAGCAAAAACAAATAGCCCAATACCGCCACTCGTTCGGGTTTTTTGACGTAAATTTCGTCCGTAAAGAACGGATCTTTTAGGAAGGAGAAGTTCATTTCCACCGAGATCTGCCCTTTATACAGCTTCAAGATCTCTTGGGCATCCATGGGTTGGCCCTTCCATTCCTTCGGAACGGTCGTGACGAGAACAAACCGGGACGCTTTCCGTCTCGCCTGTTCCCACGCCTCGCGATCGAATTCCATGTCCAAGCGCAGGAGATACAGCGTCTCCATCTCGGGTTCCGCCCCTTTTTTCGGCCGTCCGCGCCGTTTTTTCGGGCGCACGATCTCTTCAACCGTGGCCTTGACCCGATGAAATCGAGGACGAAGGGACGCCTTGAGGGAGGCCAAGGCTTGTTCAGCGTCTTCCCGGCAAGAGAAAGGATGACGCTCCCAACGGACTTGTTCCTCGCGAAGAAGCTCCGCTTCTTGTGCTCGTTCTGTTTCGAGCGTCTTTCCTTTCCGTTGGTCGAGGGCGCTTGATTCGACGACGATCAGCCGTACGGGTTGGCCTTCATATGTTGAGGCCGTTTCCCATACCCGGTACGTGGCGCCGTTTTTCTCGGCCAGCGCAAAGGGGGCGCTCCACGCCGAATCGGGTTGGGCATCCGCCTCCGAAAGCGCGGTTTTGACGATCCGGAGCGACGACGGGCCTCTCGTGATCAAAAAGGCGTTGGCGGCTTTCGTTTGCGCCAGCGTGTCCTTCGTCATCGCAGCGGAATCCGCCACGTAAATCCATTCGTCTTCGATCTTCGCTTGCCTCAGCTGCTCATGGACACGGGAGAGCACCTCGGGATTCCACGTTTTGTCCGGCGCGTTGCCGTCGTGCACATCGCCGTAAAACGGGATGCCGTCCTCGTTGCCGATCAGGCCGAATCCGATCTGTTTTTGCCAACGATGATGCCGGTTGTAGCCATGCGTGATCTGCAGGGTCTCTGTCGAGGACGATTCATACGCACCGTAAACGGTCTTGTCCGTCGTATCCGCGTGAAAGACACGGAGAGGGAGGCCTTCTTTCTTGTAGATCTGCACGAGGCAAGACGACAGGACTTGATGGATATTGGCCTCATACAGCCGGTCCAAATGGCGAGCAATGGCATCGTCGTTGAACCAAGACGGATCCAACCCCGGCCGGATCAGTTTGGGCACGTCGATGTCATGAGCCCATCGTTCCAAATGAACGAGGGCTTGCCGGCCGCTCAAGATATCCAGAATGATGAGGCTGACGATATCGCTGGTTCGGGTTTGGCATTGCGGATCGACCGGAACCAGCCGGTCAATCAGCTGAAGGAGGCCAAGATCCTTGAAGAGGG includes the following:
- a CDS encoding transketolase family protein, which gives rise to MSILEKDIVIKKATREAFGDEIVKLGKENKNIYVIDVDIAKSCKTTKFIKELPDQHINVGIAEQNAAGLAAGLATTGKIPFVSTYAVFGSLRMAEQIRQEICYPNLNVKIACSHGGLTPANDGGSHQAIEDMGVLRTFPNMTVIMGADYYSTRKLVEQAAHMYGPVYLRFTRDAVPVIYDEHEEFTIGKAKKIKDGEDIAIIANGDTVWLAIEATKQLEAKGISVKLFDMHTIKPLDREAVLECIDIGNIITVEDHNILNGLGSAVCEVVAEEGKGIVRRIGVQDQFGQSAPYQKLLELNGITVENIVAKATELLQK
- a CDS encoding FadR/GntR family transcriptional regulator, with the translated sequence MKFNPVSSSKLYIQIYKQILSQIQSGSLKIGDKLPSERELCEQFGVSRAPVRQALSALELNGYIYSRQGEGVYVKSNHPADEAQNAALILEAVSPEDIVEARMHIEPIIAKFAAQRATEEEIEELQSIIKKMEEETREGFYVPETDEQLHSTIAKASHNELFITFMSAIINAMKQQKMWEFIRDRTVTRPDYREVNFSEHKALIEAIEKHDEQQAVKLMTDHMQNLYDRYWKE
- a CDS encoding MFS transporter translates to MDYLALERSTTKKVTLRLIPFLFICFVIAILDRVNIGLAALQMNEDLGFSDAVFGLGAGIFFLGYFLLEVPGSAIMSKVGARKWISRIMVTWGLVSVLMAFVHTPTQFYIARFLLGVAEASFYPCMVHYLSGFYQTKHHAKAIAAFMLAIPGANALGAPIGTFLLGIEWFDLAGWQWLFILEAIPAIILGIIAYFYLDDKIEDVKWLNQDEKQWLLDVIAKENREKQKVKHYTFAQALKDRDVLILSAAYFCWMTGYYGINMFLPTISKGLSEATSLSTQGIGWLLGLMYACAMAVMIFVGNHSDKKNERRWHVAACLTISAVSMMISTYVSSSSVVFAFVFLTIALCGAFGAYSPFWAIPPSFLTGAAAGGAIALINSVGNLGGFFGPYIVGYIKDVTGSFTASMIFLGVSMILSSCIVVFLVKQSGKALAQNDKKSLKKSS
- a CDS encoding transketolase, which gives rise to MTEMRKTSVEELKQLAIKMRQTALTMIYKAQSGHPGGSLSAADLMTALYFREMNVDPNNPTWEDRDRFVLSKGHACPIQYAALALRGFVPYEAIYTLRQYGSPFQGHPDMKKCPGIDISTGSLGQGLSCAVGMALAGKRDRKEYRVFCLLGDGECQEGQIWEAVQTAVKYQLDNLFIFVDYNNLQIDGFCHEVMPLLDLEKKFEAFGCETRYINGHSMEQIVETLDEITLNKNGKPKCVILETVKGKGVSYMENVAEWHGIAPNDEEYERAMEEIARGLQ
- a CDS encoding SDR family NAD(P)-dependent oxidoreductase; this translates as MFRLDDRVAIVTGSGSKRGIGRTIALTLAKQGAIVVVADLNWDGVQETVNAITEAGGKALGVELDVTSKQSNEAMVEKVLETYGRIDILVNNAGISQKVTVEDMQLEDMVRIFNVNMFGLFLCTQAVLGQMKKQKYGRIINVSSVSAKRGGGIFGGAHYSASKAAVLGFSKNLAREVALDGITVNCVAPGLIDTDIWKSLPEEQAKEVIAGIPMGRPGQTEEIAAAIAFLASEEASYITGEEIDINGGSHMD
- a CDS encoding nitrate/nitrite transporter; amino-acid sequence: MDHKGFLKSGHPPTLLSSFLYFDVNFMIWVLLGPLSVVIMNDIGMNTAQKANLVALPTLGGSILRIVLGLLTDRIGPKKTGQIGMIITIIPLILGWQFADSLSELQIVALLLGVAGASFAAALPLASRWYPPQYQVLALGIAGAGNSGTIITTLFANRIAQHYGDWHIVFAFALIPLVITFIIFTLLAKDSPSQPEPKKLVDYATVLKQKDAWLFCIFYSVTFGGFVGMASYLTIFFNTQYGLDPVKAADFTTICVIAGSFFRPVGGWLADKFGGIRMLMILYSVVGIMIASLSSLPALTTATVLLFITMMGLGMGNGAVFQLVPQRFTEEIGVITGIVGAAGGLGGYFLPKILGNLKLATGSFTPGFLVLSGIAISCMILIAVVQKQWKKSWLGEGGKARIENAS